In Mesoplodon densirostris isolate mMesDen1 chromosome 15, mMesDen1 primary haplotype, whole genome shotgun sequence, the DNA window AGGACACAGGAGCATAAACATGATTCTGtttgaggaaaatgaaaaaggcaaccTTGATTAACAATAAAAAGGACAAATGGTACAGGAGAGGACAGCTGCTTCCCTGCTCTAAATGTAGgtgaaaatatacattttgaagctgtattttaaatatataactttCTTGGAAGCCAGTCTCTTGTCATTATTTGACACTCTACTTCTGCTGgggttttaacattttgaaaatgcaaTCTCAAGTGCCCAAGTAAGAAAAGTGGTCTAAAAGGACATGAAGGTCATATGTGGAATTCCTGTTTCATGTCAACATGCACTGAAATGAAGTAAGGACATGAGAGGGAGGAGGTGAGAGCAAAGATGGCTGGGTCCTACTTCAGCTGAAAGGACAGGTCAACAATTGAGACAGTCACTCCCTTTGCTAAAATGGTTGGGATACTTATTCAACTCAGGTTTCTGCAGGTCTACTATGTCAGGATCCTTTGGGGTGAAAATCACAGCCACCTGACTCAACAAAGAAactaaagcaagaaaagaaaggaaggagggagggaaggaaggaaggaacgaagGTAGAAAGGAacgaagggaagaaagaagaaagaagaaagaaacttaCTGGGTCAAGTGACTGCAAAGTCTAGCCCAGGTGTCTGGGGCTAGATGCTCAATGTCATCAGACTTCATTTCCATCTCTGCAATCATCTCAGAGCTCCTTTCTTCTGTGTTGGTTTCATCGTCTCAGCGAATGGTAAAATATGCAGAACAATACCTAGGTCAACAATACCTTGACCCAGGTATTATTCTGTGCAGCACTGGGCCAAACACTTAACTAAGCTGTTTCCTCATTTACTCAGCCAACATTCATGGAACATAATATGCTACTCTTCTAGGCTATGAAACAACAGTGAGTAAGAAcaaatctctgccctcatggacctTACATTCTAGGATGATAGCAGGTACCCAATGCCAATTAAAAATTGTCTCTCGCCATCTGCCTCTACGAGGATGACGtcactagccactgcagtcactgaccttcaacacaccctgaaaggagttcagggaaGAGATCAGGAATGTGGCacactgtgctctgggaaaaactggcagaacaggccttcaggtAGTTAGATCTTTTTCAGGAGAAGACtttatgagcccaatttcttgcatcttaaATCTaagaaagcactaaaatcattgacagagacatctgctcctcgtgactagcagcaaccttctgccAAAACGTGCGCTTGATTGCACCTATCCCCCTtcactaaaatcatatatatagcaacctgcccccccccacctcttcagagcagttcctcagagctatctgagaggctgtctcctgggctatggtcctcattttgccccaaataaaacttaactcacaactctcacattgtgattttttttttctccagtcaacatcacaaaataacaaaatgtaGGTTAAATGTATAGGGTAAATGGGGAGAAGTTAAGAGGGGATGAAAGAGGCAAAAGAGTAGGGAGTGTATATATCGAGGGAGTGGAAGGGCTgcaatttcagaaaaagatgTCCAGGTAAAGACTCCCTGAGAAGATggcatttgtaaaataggaatacaGTGTCTATTTCTCAGGCCTGTGGTGGAGATTTAGTAAGAAAATGCACGGATTTGTAAAATACCTTCGATAGGTCCAAAATGGACCTAAGAAACCTCTCTGGAAAGAGGCCCGCCTAGAACTCAAAGAAAGAGGGAAACTTCGGTCAGGGTGGAACTGGGATCGAGGCGGACGTTGCCGCGATGGAACAGTGATCCCCCTGAAAATTGGCCCGGGCGGAAACGTTGGTCTGGAGGAACGTGGATCCGGGAGGAAGCTTGGTGAGGGCCGAACTCTGGCTGGGGCGTACAGTTACCCTGGCAACGACGCGCGCCCGGTGCGACGGAAGGCGATGCGCGAGAGGTAACAGGGGTGGGGCCTCCGGCGGAAGTGGGTAGGTCTCCACTGCTGGGTAGGGAAGATGTTGCGTTCAGTTTCGCGGTGGCTTTGCCTCGGACTGTGCAGCCTCCTGCTGGGACAGGCGGAGGCCCCGAGCCCCGTGGAGCCGCCGGAGCGGAGCCGGCCGTATGCGGTGCTGCGTGGGCAGAACCTGGGTGAGCGgccgcgggcgggcgggcgggcggcggggtCGGGTCTGCGCTTTTGCCGCTCCAGGCAGCCGGAGCTTCGCACGCGCGGGGCGGACGGCGGGGGCCGTGTGGGGGAAGGCGGTGCAGGTGCGACCCTCTCTCTCCGAAGGCCTGGGACAGAGGCCTGAGCTGCGGTTCAGCGGAAGGCCTGGTCCTCGGTGGGCTTGATACATGCTGGTTGCGTGAATGACCCGGGTCACTATCTGGGTCCCCTCCTCTGTGGCTGTGTGGGCCCAAGCTAGGCAATACGGCGCATGATATGTACACCATCCCCTCTTCTTTTCTAATAGAACTAATAGTCATAGTCATAATGATAACTGGCATTTGTTGAGCATTTCCTATATACCGTGTTGTACTAAGCACTTTGTGTACATGAGTTTATTTCAGCCTCACAGTAAGTTAATCAGAAAGGTACGGTTTTCAGCCCTGTTTACAGATAAGGGAAGTGAAACTCAGAGCGGTGAATTTctttgtccaaggttacacagctaggaagtggtggaGGCCAGTAGGAGAACCTAAGTTTTGTGGGGCTTGAAACATACCTTTTGGGTGGATGTCATCAGcgtgcacatatatatacacacatacatacgtacatatgGGCGTACATGGCTTTGGAAGGGGCCCTGGAGCTTAAAGCTTGGCAAACTTCACAATAACTCTGCATCTTGTTCTGCCAAAGTCCTTTCTTCGCGCTGAACGTCATTGGTATGTCTGTATATCTGCAAAGCTGCTACATAGTATTGTTTCTGGATTACCTTGACTCTCCATGAACTCATTGTCTGTCATGTATTGACCACTTACTGTGTCCATAGCACTCTGCTAAGTGGTTTCCATACATTATCCTGCTTAATCCTTCAGAACAGGATTTCTCAACCTAGGTACTACTGACATATTGGACCAGATGATTCTTTGTTAGGGGGTGGGGAACATACTATTCTGAGCACACACTGTTCTGAGCgctgtaagatgtttagcagcgtCCCCAGcctttacccactagatgccagtagcacaccccACTCCCGGTCCAGATAATCAAAATGTCTCTCGACATTTGCCAAATGGATTTTGCCACTGGGGCAAAATCCCGCTGGTTGAGAACAGTACTATTCAAAGTGTGGTGGCAGAGCAGTGAAGTCTGCAAACTATTTGTTAGCTGCAAAGAGATGTCTTACAGCACTTGAGATTGTTTAGAAATTTAACGGTTTGACATTGTTGCAACATCCAAGCAACTCTAAACCACTTCTAGGTCCCTAACCCGGAATGCTTTCTAGGTAGAGGGAGCTGCTAATTAGTCATACACAGTAGGGCTAGGTAGTGGCCTGGGACAGATTAAAAGTTACCAAAACTAGTCCTTTACCACAGCtttgtttgagaaacactgccctaGACCATTCTGTGCAGTGggtatttttatctccatttttaaagaagaggaaacagacacagagagactgTGTAACTTCTGTAAGGTCATGTGGCCTGTAAGTGTAGACAGGAACCCAGACAGTCTAACCCCAAACCCTGCATTCTTGACCACTGTTCTGCACTGCCTGTCTTGGTGGTAATAACGGCTTTCATTTATCATGTGCTTATTATCTGTCCGGCACTGTGTTGAGTGCTTTtcatgtaaaatatgaaaaaatgtttgaGCTCTAAAATGAGATTTATTTGAATAAGATACATTTTTGACAGATAAAACAGTAATGATGTGGATATGCTTTTCtaattttccaatattttggttGGTTGACAAACAAATGTCACAGAAGTATTCCAAATAAGAGTTGGAACTGCCAGGAATATTGTAGAAAAAGTTCACATGCAGTGAAAAGCTGGATCAAATGTCTTTTGGGACCCTTCCAAGGCTAAGATTTTCGGATTCTTTTAGAATATGCCGGCCactttaattattatatttaaaacaatagaTTCCATGTGACAGTGTTAactcaatcttaaaaaaaaatgcagtattaGAATAGTTCCAAAACACTACAAAAACATTTCACTAGAAATTCACTATTTTAATGACATTAATATTTAGGCCTTGTGAGATGGGTTTCATCTGCCCCATGTTATAGGATAGAGAATGAGGCTCAAAAAGGGGAAGTGACCATAAGGAAGGACCTAAGTAGTCTTAACGGCTCTGTCAGGGCCTGCCATTCAGGCAACTAAAGGGAGGGAGTAAAGACAATGGTGAAGAGTGGGAGATCAAGGCCCAAAAGTATAGCTATTCCAGTGGATATCGTGTACCTAACAACTCTTGGTTTTAAGctcattttttgtatttttaaaaaagacttccaTTCTCCAATTCTAGTCCCCTGCATTCCTGCTTtggagatttttgtttttgtttttgtttttgtttttgtttttttttgcggtatgcgggcctctcactgttgtggcctcccccgttgcggagcacaggctccggacgcgcaggctccggacgcgcaggctcagcggccatggctcacgggcccagccgctccgcggcatatgggatcctcccagaccggggcacgaacccgtatcccctgcatcggcaggcggactctcaaccacttgcgccaccagggaggcccttgtttttgttttgttttgtttttttagagccTTTCCAAAACgcaaaaaaaattgatttaaatggAATAAGACAGCTTTAGGTCCAATTGTAGTCAGAGCCTTAGAAACTCATGGAAttctgaactttaaaaattagggcaggggcttccctgatggcgcagtggttgagagtctgcctgccgatgcaggggacacgggttcatgccccagtccgggaagatcccacatgccgcggagcggctgggcccgtgggccatggccgccgagcctgcacgtccagagcctgtgctctgcaacgggagaggccacaacagtgagaggccctcgtaccacaaaaaaaaattagggcagggacttccctggtggcacagtggttaagaatccacacgccaatgcagggggacacaggttcgacccctggtctgggaagatcccacatgccgcggagcaactaagcaacttatttattaaaataaattaataagtttgtttaaaaaaaaattagggcagGTATTTAGGTAACAAGGGCTATTTTGAGATATGACATCCAACTCATGTAAGTCATAGATTTTGTTTAACagagacctttttttaaaaaatttatttttggctccatcggatcttcgttgctgcacacaggctttctctagttgtggtgggcgggggcttctcttcattttggtgcatgggcttctcattgtagtggcttctcttgttgcggagcacaggctctaggcacgtgggcttcagtagttgtagcacataggctcagtagttgtggcatgcaggccctagagcgcacgggcttcactagttgtggtgcactggcttaggtGCCTTGCGGCACatgagatcttaattccctgaccggggatcgaactcgcgtcccctgcattggaaggcggattcttaaccactggaccaccagggaagtcccagagtgaTCTTTTTTTCCGACTAAATCAGATCCTGTTGCTCTTTGCCTACAGCCCTGTCTTtaaacttagaataaaatccatgtTTCCTTCATTGTCTACAAGGCCCTGCATGAACTGGCTCCAGCCTTCCTCTCTGGCTTCATTCCCTGCCTTTCTTCCTTAACTCCTTCCTTGCAGCCACACTCGCCTCCTTCCTGTTCATTGACTTTCTGGCTTGTTCTGGCCTCAGGGGCTTTCATTAGCTGATCCTTGGGCATGCAGATCTCCACATGGCCGGCTCCTTCCTCCCATTAAGTCCCCAGTTTGTGTGTCCCCTCCTCACTTGCTTCCTCCATCACCACTCCCAGTACTCTCACATTACCGTTTTCCTCACGGCACGTAAAAGCTGCGTGACATGCTCTCATTTACGTTCTCTCCTCACGTGCATGGAGACACCCCCAGAAAGGGTCTGTCATGGCTGCTTCCCCCacacctggcacagtgcctggcacccagtggCATTTGGCATATCGTTGTCAGTGGACAACTTACAGAACCTGAAGCTGCCGTTAGGAGGTAACCTGTTTTCCTTTTGCAGTGCTGATGGGAACTGTTTTCAGCATCCTGCTGGTGACCGTGATCCTTATGGCATTTTGTGTCTACAAGCCCATTCGGCGCCGGTGATGGCCAAGCCAGCCCTCCCACAAGCCTTTGGGAGCAGAATAAGTCGTGTTGCACATGGGTCAGTGGAGAAGGTGGAATCGGAACTTAACTGCTTGGAAACAATCATCGATCTGGACAGTTGGTAAATGCTgaatgatttagaaaaaaaacatcTAGCCATTATCTTATCCTAACACTGTAATGCAAGTATGTGGCCACTTGAGCCTGCTTCtcagtgtttctttttatttcctgctGTACCTGTTGAAAGTAAGACCTGAAGCTCCAAAGTTCAGTGTAAAGATGGAGTGTTCACGAGAAAGAAAACATGACTTTGTGAGTGACGTAAAATCCACACTGGAAAGGAATAATCATTAATGCTTGAAAATATTAAGAAGCGTAAGACTTAACATGTAGACATTCCCTGCTTAAGAACCATTTGGTCACAACGGGTTAAGAATcccaaatgtttttaattatccCGGGTTGGCCTAATTGCCCCGTTTGCAAAGCAGTGTCAGCTGTGGGGAACATAGGCCGCCACTCCTCACTCTGCACGGAGCTCTGCACTCAGACGCCCCCACTAAAGTCGGGGTCACACCAGCTAGGCCTGTGACCACGGGCACCCTTGGGCTGGGAGGCACTGGGGGTGGCTGGAAGTGTTAGCACTTGGcccatctgaaaaagaattggtCCCATTCAAACACGTTGATCTCCTTGTCCTGCACTTAAGTCTTCCCAGCCCTTGGCCTAGAAGTCAGGGCAGCTTTTCTGATTCGGAATCTAAAAGAGACTCAGCAGGACCTCTTTTCTGCCCTGGGTAGGGAGGGGCTACAGAAGTGCGTGTTCACTGTGGCGGGTGGGAGTGTGTTTACACAATTTAATTTCAACTTTGAAAATGCTGCTATTcatttgcactgttggtgaacTGGAATTTTCCCCCATGGAAATACTTTCGGACATACCGTATTTATTTTAAGGGTGCTAGGTTTAACTTTGTTGTTAAATTAAAATGCTTATCTTGTTTGTGCTCCATTCAAGCacagcactgattttttt includes these proteins:
- the C15H12orf76 gene encoding uncharacterized protein C12orf76 homolog, giving the protein MLRSVSRWLCLGLCSLLLGQAEAPSPVEPPERSRPYAVLRGQNLVLMGTVFSILLVTVILMAFCVYKPIRRR